Proteins encoded by one window of Xiphias gladius isolate SHS-SW01 ecotype Sanya breed wild chromosome 15, ASM1685928v1, whole genome shotgun sequence:
- the dok7b gene encoding protein Dok-7 encodes MTDTVVAEGQVKFRDGKKWKSRWVVLQKPSPVADCLSLLVYKEKKKGKEKGGGHKERLNVTLEGICGVEPGPGYDGVSYTLSILCLAQTLVLGFNSRDALLAWDARVCYSLGEVHRFNVNVEPGTKLETGPASLHLCNNLLVLTRGLPPVVTGHWKLSALRRYGAVPHGFVFEGGTRCGYWAGVFFLSCSEGEQISFLFDCIVRGINPSRAPPGLRPSLPDPNADPASAEERISQEASELEKRLSMLSHCSLASSTASTYSCSASVAGDDRSSLSSSSSSQSDASYGSRLPLWTEPLARAHLSNETASSSSTLKPLTSSDDRLYAVVMGGSGTHPSSAQLHPRGLHDSGRQSSLDSGIGIAIGSQSSYSGSCSSCTGSLDTASQGGGEEFGSVASLPAPPPSSPPSAHPPFSPPPPPPLSSFQSTLTPEHSSATSSSYSCASRSSSCASHRHSEEYQIPSLLRQQYDTPRSLLQTLSLRETSAQGAPPEEGRDSRNSGDGGGSQGLSSSPTGPRAQSQAMMQRSHSWGSEGAPSVDSEGMSIHRPPLIPGGLVCEEKQCSQGLDNYITPEQWRSVRNRCLMQVANSPPSGLSPPTDTQDPPLHVREEHDGSVDVGNKLAGLKKSFPSLPRSAPPPLPITLGMYRPTSARGMFQSPHEAPPSASLDTGLCSDSTINYVNIPISPLPAKTNRELLYTELDLQEPASAPVSSRHSAVRGNPLQLCRPKEGSIRYAHLDITAMETAQRVGAEHVQGREDRLTQLENRWRGPPN; translated from the exons GGGATCTGCGGTGTGGAGCCAGGGCCCGGCTATGACGGGGTGTCCTAcactctctccatcctctgccTGGCGCAGACGCTGGTCCTGGGCTTCAACAGCCGAGACGCTCTGCTGGCCTGGGATGCCCGCGTCTGCTACAGCCTGGGagaag tccATAGGTTCAATGTCAATGTCGAACCGGGTACCAAACTGGAAACCGGCCCCGCCTCCCTTCACCTGTGCAACAACCTGCTGGTCCTCACCAGAGGTCTCCCTCCTGTCGTCACTGGCCACTGGAAGTTGTCGGCGTTGCGTCGATATGGTGCTGTGCCACATGGCTTTGTGTTCGAGGGGGGGACTCGCTGTGGATACT GGGCTGGTGTTTTCTTCTTGTCCTGTTCAGAAGGAGAGCAGATCAGTTTCCTGTTTGACTGCATTGTCAGGGGAATCAACCCCAGCAGGGCCCCGCCTGGCCTGCGACCTTCCCTGCCAG ATCCAAATGCTGACCCAGCTTCCGCAGAGGAACGAATCAGCCAGGAGGCTTCAGAGCTGGAGAAAAGACTCAGCATGTTGTCTCACTGCAGCCTAGCGAGCAGCACAG CCTCCACTTACAGCTGCAGCGCATCTGTTGCCGGGGATGACCGCAGCagcctctccagctcctcctccagccaatcagatgCGAGCTATGGAAGCAGACTTCCACTTTGGACGGAGCCGTTAGCTAGAGCGCACCTCTCCAATGAGACGGCGTCGAGCTCCTCCACGCTGAAGCCTTTGACCAGTTCAGATGATCGGCTTTATGCTGTTGTGATGGGAGGGTCTGGGACACATCCGTCCTCCGCCCAGCTCCATCCTCGTGGTCTCCATGACAGCGGACGGCAGAGCTCCTTAGACAGTGGGATTGGGATAGCGATAGGCAGTCAGTCGTCTTACTCAGGGAGCTGCTCCTCGTGTACAGGGAGTCTGGACACGGCCAGCCAGGGAGGAGGCGAGGAGTTTGGCTCTGTGGCTAGTctacctgctcctcctccttcttcacctccttctgctcatccccccttttctcctcctcctcctcctcctctttcttcttttcagtcCACACTTACCCCAGAGCACAGTTctgctacctcctcctcctactcttGTGCCTCCAGATCTAGCTCATGTGCCTCTCATAGGCACAGTGAGGAATACCAGATCCCCAGCTTGCTCAGACAACAGTACGATACCCCCAGGAGTCTCCTCCAGACCCTGTCCCTGAGGGAAACCTCAGCCCAGGGAGCCCCACCTGAGGAGGGAAGGGACAGCCGGAACAGTGGGGATGGCGGGGGTAGTCAAGGGTTGAGCAGCAGCCCCACTGGACCGAGGGCTCAGAGTCAGGCCATGATGCAACGCTCGCACTCATGGGGCAGCGAGGGGGCGCCCTCTGTGGACAGTGAGGGGATGTCCATACACAGGCCCCCGCTAATACCTGGAGGCCTGgtttgtgaagaaaaacag TGCAGTCAAGGATTAGACAACTACATTACACCCGAGCAGTGGCGGTCAGTGAGGAATAGATGCTTGATGCAG GTTGCCAACTCCCCACCATCAGGCCTTTCACCTCCCACAGATACGCaag ATCCTCCTCTCCATGTGAGAGAGGAACATGATGGCAGTGTGGATGTTGGCAATAAGTTGGCAGGTCTGAAGAAGTCGTTTCCCTCTCTGCCACGCTctgctcctccacctctgcctATCACACTGGGCATGTATAGGCCAACGTCAGCCCGTG GTATGTTCCAGTCTCCCCATGAAGCTCCTCCATCTGCGTCCCTGGACACTGGGCTCTGTAGTGACAGCACTATTAATTATGTCAACATCCCCATTAGCCCCCTGCCGGCTAAAACTAACAGAGAGCTCCTGTACACGGAGCTGGACCTGCAGGAGCCCGCCTCAGCTCCAGTCTCCAGTCGGCATAGTGCTGTCAGAGGTAACCCTTTGCAGCTCTGCAGACCCA AAGAGGGCTCCATCAGGTACGCCCACCTCGACATCACTGCCATGGAAACGGCTCAGAGAGTGGGGGCGGAGCATGTTCAGGGCAGGGAGGACAGACTGACTCAGTTGGAGAACAGGTGGCGAGGGCCACCAAACTGA